Proteins found in one Psychrilyobacter piezotolerans genomic segment:
- a CDS encoding TIGR01212 family radical SAM protein (This family includes YhcC from E. coli K-12, an uncharacterized radical SAM protein.): MRWGEKRYNSLNYFLREKFGEKVYKVSLDGGFTCPNRDGTLSKKGCIFCSDSGSGEFAGSRKKSITDQIEEQLELIVKKFPHGNVIAYFQNFTNTYGDLEYLRKIYEEALSHPRVVGLAIATRPDCIDDKILDLLEELNNKTFLWIELGLQTTDEKTAENINRGWKLEVFDDIMSKLNNRDIKVVAHIILGLPNESFETMLASIRHIVREKVWGVKFHLLHIIKNTNLEKLYIETKFHTLTKEEYIELIAKGIGILDKDMVIHRLTGDGSRETLMEPKWSLDKRNVLNSIEKYLKENNVSQGDQDEKIT, from the coding sequence ATGAGATGGGGAGAAAAAAGATATAATTCATTGAATTATTTTTTAAGAGAAAAATTTGGAGAGAAAGTATATAAAGTTTCTTTGGATGGCGGATTTACCTGTCCCAACAGAGATGGAACATTGAGTAAAAAAGGCTGTATATTTTGCAGCGATAGCGGAAGCGGGGAATTTGCAGGGTCCAGAAAAAAAAGTATAACAGATCAAATTGAGGAACAACTGGAGTTAATCGTTAAAAAATTTCCCCATGGAAACGTCATTGCTTATTTTCAGAATTTTACAAATACATATGGAGATTTAGAATATTTAAGGAAAATATATGAGGAGGCACTTTCCCATCCCAGGGTAGTGGGGCTGGCTATAGCTACCAGGCCGGATTGTATAGATGACAAGATCTTAGATTTATTGGAGGAACTGAACAATAAAACTTTTTTATGGATAGAATTGGGTTTGCAGACTACTGATGAAAAAACAGCCGAGAATATAAATCGAGGGTGGAAATTAGAAGTATTTGATGATATCATGAGCAAGTTAAACAATAGAGATATAAAAGTGGTTGCCCATATTATTTTGGGTCTTCCAAATGAAAGCTTTGAGACCATGTTAGCTTCCATAAGGCATATAGTCAGGGAAAAAGTGTGGGGAGTAAAATTTCATCTTTTACATATAATTAAGAATACAAATTTAGAAAAATTGTATATAGAGACAAAATTTCACACTCTGACTAAGGAGGAGTATATAGAACTGATAGCAAAGGGGATCGGAATTTTAGATAAAGATATGGTTATCCATAGACTGACCGGGGACGGAAGCCGTGAAACACTTATGGAACCTAAATGGAGTTTGGACAAAAGAAATGTTTTAAATTCCATAGAAAAATATCTTAAAGAAAACAATGTATCACAAGGGGATCAGGATGAAAAGATTACTTAG
- a CDS encoding TIM barrel protein, with product MKRLLSFIASDNYLDQIGDGWIGLNKILQEHQLDGIETMTGGFYKPENIEIVKPVGHHLLYFPSWLHMWLEDEVELIKEFESLEKAVEVYGGWGRQRLIDFYREEFLDSIKMGSEYMVFHVAHVGLDEVFGDNFKYGNKKVLTYTIDLLNEVFKDMDNGPILLLENLWWPGMDLLDEAETKDFLDQINYSNKGIMLDISHLTLTDENIDNFENIEKYIEKVILNSPTLKKHIRGIHLNATFPLLYRKNKLKENKNKIAVIKNRVERYGIIMDHITNLDSHKIYDDTSINKILKKLDIEYLVYEFKWKDKKELLENLKIQNKVLLI from the coding sequence ATGAAAAGATTACTTAGTTTTATAGCATCTGATAACTATCTTGATCAAATAGGAGATGGATGGATTGGCTTGAATAAAATTTTACAGGAACATCAATTAGATGGGATTGAAACCATGACAGGGGGATTTTATAAACCTGAAAATATAGAGATCGTGAAACCCGTCGGACACCACCTGTTATATTTTCCATCCTGGCTGCATATGTGGCTGGAAGATGAGGTGGAATTGATAAAGGAATTTGAAAGTTTGGAAAAAGCTGTAGAAGTTTATGGGGGATGGGGTCGTCAGAGATTGATTGATTTTTACAGGGAGGAGTTTTTGGACTCCATTAAGATGGGATCGGAATATATGGTTTTTCATGTGGCCCATGTTGGACTGGATGAAGTATTTGGCGATAATTTTAAATATGGAAATAAAAAAGTACTGACTTATACAATTGATCTTCTTAACGAAGTTTTTAAAGATATGGACAATGGGCCTATCCTGCTTCTGGAAAATTTATGGTGGCCTGGAATGGATCTTTTGGATGAGGCAGAAACAAAAGATTTTTTGGATCAGATAAACTATTCCAACAAGGGGATCATGCTGGATATATCCCATCTGACACTAACAGATGAAAATATAGACAATTTTGAAAATATTGAAAAATATATAGAAAAGGTGATTTTAAATTCTCCGACTTTAAAAAAACATATTCGTGGAATTCATCTAAATGCAACCTTTCCGCTTTTATATAGAAAAAACAAATTAAAAGAAAATAAAAATAAAATAGCTGTAATTAAAAACAGAGTGGAAAGGTATGGGATCATAATGGATCACATAACCAATTTGGACTCCCATAAAATATATGACGATACCTCAATAAATAAAATTTTAAAAAAACTAGATATTGAATATTTGGTCTATGA